CACGTCGCCCGTCGTATCCTCGATCCAGCGCGATATCGCGTAGCCGTGCGCACGGCCTAACAGGAGCGACTTGAGAATGAGGATGCGCAGGGTGCCCTGGAGCAGGTCACCGGGGTCGCGAAAGGCTGGCATGTTCATCGTCCCTTGGCAAGTCTACATGACGATATGCCGCCCGTCCCTCCCCTGTCAAGACTATGGGCCGAGCGGGCCCGGTGACAGGCGACTGAATTGCCGCCACGGCACCACGCCGACGCGGCCGGCCGCTACGAGCTTCGAAGAACGTCCAAGGGGTCGAGCCGCGTCGCGCGACGGCCCGGGATGTATGCGGCGACGACGGCGACCAGCACCAGGAACGCCGCCACTGCACCAAAGGCTGTCGGATCCGTAGTACTCACGCCAAAGACGAGCGACGCCATCACGCGCGTCAGCACGAAGCTGAGGACGATGCCGATGGCAATGCCGGCGAGCGACAAGCGCATGCCTTCCCCAACGACCAAGCCGAGCACGTCCGCCTGCTGCGCGCCGAGTGCGATGCGGACGCCGATTTCCCGCGTGCGCTGCGTCACCAGATACGACACGATGCCGTACACGCCAAGGGTGGCCAACACGAGGGCCGCGCCGGCGAACGCCGCGATGATGAAGAGGGTGAAGCGCCGGTCGGCCACCGACGATGCGACCACGCGGTCAATGGTCCGCACCTGAACGGCGACATCCGGCCGTAGATCGTGCACCACGCGCCTAACGGAGGCGATGATCGTCGCGGGATCACCGGTCGTGCGGACCACCAGCGAGAGCGGCCAGTACGTGGCGAGGCGCTGCGGATAATACGCATAGAAGGTGGGTGGAGGCGCGGACGCGAGGTCGTCATCGTGGACATCCCCCACGACGCCGATGACCGTAAACGATCGCGGGTCCGAGTCCATGCTGTATCCGACCACTTTGCCGATCGGATTCTGCCCCGGCCACGCACGGGCGGCGAAGCGCTGGCTGACGACGGCCAGCGGCTGGCTTCCAACGCGATCGCGCGCATCGAAGAGGCGCCCCGCTTCGAGCGGGATGCCTAACGTGCGGAAATAGTCGCCATCGACGACCACATAATTCGCGTATCCCTTGCGCGACGCCGGAAAGGTGAGCCACGCGTTCGCGGGGACAGAGTCGGTTGGCGCGTCGAGGAGCACGTAGCCGCCGTCCGGCGGAGAATTGGCGATCGGCACTCCGGTTCCCGCCCCTACCCCGCGCACTCCCGGCAGCGCACGCAGACGATCGATCAGCGTGTTGTAATACGCGAGCCGTTGCTGTTGGTCATCGATGCTTGGCGCCGCGTCGACCACGGCCACGCGCTCCGCGTCGAATCCCGGGTTCACGTGCAGCAGATTGAGAAAGCTGCGTCCGAGAAGCGCCGCGCCGGTGAGCAGCACCACGGTCAGCGAAAGTTGGGCGACGACTGTCGCCCGGCGGAGTCCCGCACCCGAGGCGGACACCGATCGCGAGCTGGCAGAGAGCGCATCGCGCACGTGTTGTCCGGCGATGCGCGACGCCGAGAGCGCTCCGAGCGCCAGGGAGAGGAGCGCGGCAATCGCGACCGTGAAGGCGAGCGCCTGCCAGTCGACCGTGATTTCTCCTACGCGAGGCAGCGCCGACACCGGCGCGGCGACAACCAGTCGCACGATGAGCAGCGCGAGCCACACGCCGGCGAACGCGGCCAGCCCCACCAGCACCGATGACTCCACAAGCACCTGCCGAACGAGACGAGACGGCGCGGCGCCGAGTGCCACCCGAACGGCGAGCTCGCTGCGGCGGACGGCGAGTCGCGTCGTCATGAGGTTGAGCGCGTTGGCCAAGCCGATGAGCAACAGGAATCCTGACGCGCCCAGGAGCATGAGGAGCCGCGGACGAACGCCGCCGACCATCTGCTCGCGAAGCCCAACGAGCATCGCGTCGGACATGGTCGTCTGATTGCCGTACTCCACCTTCATCGCGCGCGAGACTGCGCTCAGATCGCGCTGGGCGGCGTCAATCGTGACGCCGGTGCGCAGCCGCGCGATGACGGCGTAGCCTTGCGATGTGCGTCCGGTGCTGGGCGGCAGCAGCTCCATCGGCACCCAGATCTGATTCCCTTCCGGATAGTCGACGGTGGCAGGGAGCACACCCACGATCGTATAGCTGTCGTTTCCCCAACCGATCTGCCGTCCGATGGCGCGGCGCGCGTCGCCGAATTGAGCGCGGGAGAAGGGTTCACTGATGACCGCCGCCCGTTGTCCGCCGAACCGTTGCTCTTCGGGCACGAACAGACGGCCTAACCGCGCGTGCACGCCGAGCACCTTGAAGAAGTCACGGGTGACCGGCGTCACGCGAGCCAGCGTTGGGCCGGAGGGCATCTCGACCGTGCTCGTTCCCGTCCAGCCGGACAAGAGCGCCATGGCGGCGAAACTGCGCGTCCGATCGGCCCAGTCGTGGAAGTTAGGCTGCGAGACGGAGTTTCGTGCGCCCTTGTCGCTGATCTGGTACAGGCGAACGATGCGCTTCGATTGCGGATAGGGCAGCGGCCTGAGCACGACGCTGTCGACGATGCTGAAGATCGCGGTCGTCGCCGCGATGCCGAGCGCGATCGTGACGATGACAATGGCGGCGAAGGCCGGCGCGCGGCGCAGCATGCGGAGCGAGAAGCGCACGTCCTGGCCGAGGTGCTCGAGCCATCGCCCCGCGACGTGCCACTCGTCGCGCGCGACTTCCTGCACCAGGCCGGCGTTGCCGAACTCTCGGCGCGCATGCGCGGCGGCGTCGCGCGGCGACTCGCCGCGTGCCATCCGGTCGCGCGCCGACATCTCCAGGTGCGCGCGCAGCTCGTCGGCGAGGTCACCGGTTAGGCGGGCGCGGCGCCCGGGGAGCCAGTCGAGGAGGCTCATGCATCCTCCGCGGCGGGCGGGTGCATGAGGCCGGCCATGGCTTCCGACATCCGCTCCCACCGCGAGCGTTCGGCCGCCAGGCGCTTCCGCCCCTTGGGCGTCAGCCGATAGATGCGCACACGGCGCTCGGTGTCGGAGACGCCCCATGCGGCGGCGATGGCGCGCTGGCGGAGCAGGCGTTGAAGCGCGGGATAGAGCGATCCCGTTTCCACCTGCAGCACGTTGGCGGTTTGCGCGCGGATGAGGAGCAGGAGGCCGTAGCCGTGGCTCGGTCCCCAGCGCAGCGCCTGGAGGATGATGAAGTCGAGCGTGCCTTGGAGGAGCTCGATGCGCGAGGTCGGGGCCGGCGAGCGGGCCATGACGCCTCCATATGTAGATGCCCTACGTACGATGGGTAAGCTGTCTACGCATGGGCAGGGCTGTCAAGGCC
The Gemmatimonadaceae bacterium genome window above contains:
- a CDS encoding ABC transporter permease; the encoded protein is MSLLDWLPGRRARLTGDLADELRAHLEMSARDRMARGESPRDAAAHARREFGNAGLVQEVARDEWHVAGRWLEHLGQDVRFSLRMLRRAPAFAAIVIVTIALGIAATTAIFSIVDSVVLRPLPYPQSKRIVRLYQISDKGARNSVSQPNFHDWADRTRSFAAMALLSGWTGTSTVEMPSGPTLARVTPVTRDFFKVLGVHARLGRLFVPEEQRFGGQRAAVISEPFSRAQFGDARRAIGRQIGWGNDSYTIVGVLPATVDYPEGNQIWVPMELLPPSTGRTSQGYAVIARLRTGVTIDAAQRDLSAVSRAMKVEYGNQTTMSDAMLVGLREQMVGGVRPRLLMLLGASGFLLLIGLANALNLMTTRLAVRRSELAVRVALGAAPSRLVRQVLVESSVLVGLAAFAGVWLALLIVRLVVAAPVSALPRVGEITVDWQALAFTVAIAALLSLALGALSASRIAGQHVRDALSASSRSVSASGAGLRRATVVAQLSLTVVLLTGAALLGRSFLNLLHVNPGFDAERVAVVDAAPSIDDQQQRLAYYNTLIDRLRALPGVRGVGAGTGVPIANSPPDGGYVLLDAPTDSVPANAWLTFPASRKGYANYVVVDGDYFRTLGIPLEAGRLFDARDRVGSQPLAVVSQRFAARAWPGQNPIGKVVGYSMDSDPRSFTVIGVVGDVHDDDLASAPPPTFYAYYPQRLATYWPLSLVVRTTGDPATIIASVRRVVHDLRPDVAVQVRTIDRVVASSVADRRFTLFIIAAFAGAALVLATLGVYGIVSYLVTQRTREIGVRIALGAQQADVLGLVVGEGMRLSLAGIAIGIVLSFVLTRVMASLVFGVSTTDPTAFGAVAAFLVLVAVVAAYIPGRRATRLDPLDVLRSS
- a CDS encoding PadR family transcriptional regulator, with product MARSPAPTSRIELLQGTLDFIILQALRWGPSHGYGLLLLIRAQTANVLQVETGSLYPALQRLLRQRAIAAAWGVSDTERRVRIYRLTPKGRKRLAAERSRWERMSEAMAGLMHPPAAEDA